A window of Christiangramia forsetii KT0803 contains these coding sequences:
- a CDS encoding type IV secretory system conjugative DNA transfer family protein — protein sequence MEEFSIIKIVSIIASSSLLFYGLYMVSRYAFWINTLLLSGFLVYFFYPEQLIEKVLYIGCPLLLINTVFYVFCHSTENKDKIAKMYQVNFKTRGKDFKIGNIKRGASIIGSAGSGKTESVVYGFLKHFQQYNFCGVIHDYKDFELTEMAYPLFRNSDIPFKIISFDKIIHRVNPIAPRYMENEESVNEISRVLIENLLEQKETGTSGTTKFFNDAAEGLIGGMIWKLKTSYPQYCTLPHLIAIYQFLDTESLIAFLDSNRTSRAMADAFISGKDSERQTAGVKSTLANALKRISTQSIFMALSADDVPLNINNPENPAVISIVNNPKFESSYSPVIAAIIHTITKQMSVRNSNPSFLLMEEAPTIRLLNMHRIPATLRSYDIATIYVMQDKIQNDMMYGDKASKAILSNLSYQFFGKVNDPDTAKYYERFFEIIKDPTKSVSSGHNLNFDTRVITGENEIPKIRADVFFRLKQGEFITYADGKDKKIQFKLQRILRELPEEIQEFSHAALEANFNKIYEEARSIFEN from the coding sequence ATGGAAGAATTCAGCATCATAAAAATCGTATCAATAATCGCCTCAAGCAGTTTGCTTTTCTATGGATTATATATGGTATCCAGATATGCCTTTTGGATCAATACTTTACTGCTTTCAGGGTTTCTGGTCTATTTCTTTTACCCGGAACAGCTAATTGAAAAAGTACTATATATAGGCTGTCCGTTATTATTAATCAATACGGTTTTCTATGTTTTTTGCCATTCCACTGAAAATAAAGATAAGATTGCCAAGATGTACCAGGTAAATTTTAAAACCAGGGGTAAAGATTTTAAAATTGGGAATATCAAACGCGGTGCTTCCATCATCGGTTCTGCCGGTAGTGGGAAAACGGAAAGTGTGGTCTATGGTTTTTTAAAACATTTTCAACAGTACAATTTCTGTGGGGTGATCCATGATTATAAGGATTTTGAGCTTACCGAGATGGCCTATCCGCTTTTTAGGAATTCGGATATTCCTTTTAAAATAATCTCCTTTGATAAGATCATCCACCGCGTCAATCCAATTGCTCCTCGCTATATGGAAAATGAAGAGAGCGTCAATGAAATTTCCAGAGTCCTCATTGAAAATTTATTAGAGCAAAAAGAAACAGGCACCAGCGGAACCACAAAATTCTTTAATGATGCTGCAGAAGGTTTAATAGGAGGGATGATCTGGAAATTGAAAACATCTTATCCGCAATACTGCACCTTACCCCATTTAATAGCTATCTATCAATTTCTGGACACAGAGAGTCTTATAGCTTTCCTGGACTCCAACAGGACTTCCAGGGCGATGGCAGATGCCTTTATTAGTGGTAAAGATTCGGAAAGACAAACTGCAGGAGTGAAAAGTACCCTGGCCAATGCTTTAAAACGTATCAGTACCCAAAGCATATTTATGGCACTATCAGCAGACGATGTGCCTTTAAATATTAATAATCCTGAAAATCCTGCAGTAATTTCCATTGTGAACAATCCGAAATTTGAATCTTCGTATTCTCCGGTAATAGCAGCCATAATCCATACCATTACCAAGCAAATGAGTGTACGAAATTCCAATCCTTCATTTCTATTGATGGAAGAAGCACCCACCATACGCTTATTAAATATGCACCGTATTCCGGCTACTTTAAGAAGTTATGATATTGCCACCATTTATGTGATGCAGGATAAGATCCAGAACGATATGATGTATGGCGATAAAGCAAGTAAAGCAATACTAAGCAATCTGTCTTATCAGTTCTTTGGGAAAGTAAATGACCCGGATACCGCAAAGTATTACGAACGCTTTTTTGAGATTATTAAAGATCCAACCAAGAGCGTGAGCAGCGGCCATAATCTAAATTTTGATACACGAGTCATTACCGGGGAAAATGAAATTCCTAAAATTAGGGCCGATGTATTTTTTAGATTGAAGCAGGGTGAGTTTATTACCTATGCAGATGGGAAAGACAAAAAGATACAGTTTAAATTGCAAAGGATTTTAAGAGAGCTTCCTGAAGAAATTCAGGAATTTTCTCATGCTGCTTTAGAAGCTAATTTTAATAAGATTTATGAGGAAGCGAGATCAATATTTGAAAATTAA
- a CDS encoding conjugal transfer protein TraK: MKTAYRNIYSVLKINRFIVLTVVLLALLSSGFSGLIVYKIYQKSLNSSFAISTDGSVIPLKWISQKENFQVEALAHLELFHTYFYNIDASNYEKNLEKALWLGNSSVDNLYRQKKADGVYNRLIQYSLVQKVLSTESEIDLENEPYQFTTTTIFEINRGTITDTYELVSTGNLIIVDRNYPNNTHGLLITNYFENSLKKLNNEN, encoded by the coding sequence ATGAAAACAGCATACCGAAATATCTATTCTGTCTTAAAAATTAACCGGTTTATCGTATTGACTGTGGTGCTTTTGGCTTTATTATCAAGTGGATTTTCAGGATTGATCGTCTATAAAATATATCAGAAATCTCTGAATAGCTCTTTTGCGATCAGTACCGATGGATCCGTGATTCCGCTGAAATGGATTTCTCAAAAGGAGAATTTTCAGGTTGAAGCCCTGGCTCATCTGGAGCTATTTCACACCTACTTCTATAATATAGATGCCAGCAATTATGAGAAGAATTTAGAAAAAGCCTTATGGCTCGGCAATAGTTCGGTGGATAACCTATATCGTCAAAAGAAAGCTGACGGGGTCTATAACCGGCTGATTCAATATTCCCTGGTTCAAAAAGTCTTGAGTACTGAATCAGAAATTGATTTAGAAAACGAGCCCTATCAATTCACAACCACTACTATTTTTGAGATTAATCGCGGTACGATCACAGATACCTATGAACTGGTATCCACAGGAAACCTAATTATAGTAGATCGCAATTATCCAAACAACACCCATGGCCTCCTCATCACTAATTATTTTGAAAACTCCTTAAAAAAACTCAATAATGAAAATTGA
- a CDS encoding nucleotidyl transferase AbiEii/AbiGii toxin family protein produces the protein MIPKPFIAQWQENAPWKEFGQVEQDLIISRALVEIFSDDFLRENLAFRGGTALHKLYLDPAPRYSEDIDLVQIKEGPIKPIMKRIGEVITFFEEDRRTQLRGHGAKALYRFTSEYEEERRRLKLEINCKEHFNVLEWVKFPFEINNSWFKGKCAITTYSINELLGTKLRALYQRSKGRDLFDLDYSRRNMDLDVDQIIKCFNTYMKFSVGKTPSQKEFLQNIEAKETDPGFTGDMEGLLRSEIAYDQKAAFQWLKESIISRM, from the coding sequence ATGATCCCCAAACCTTTTATAGCGCAATGGCAGGAAAATGCTCCATGGAAAGAATTTGGACAGGTTGAACAGGACTTGATTATTAGTAGGGCTCTGGTAGAAATTTTCTCTGATGATTTCCTACGTGAGAACTTGGCTTTTAGAGGAGGTACTGCTTTACATAAATTATATCTGGACCCGGCACCAAGATACTCCGAGGATATTGACCTGGTGCAAATCAAAGAAGGACCTATTAAACCTATTATGAAGCGGATAGGGGAGGTCATCACTTTTTTTGAAGAAGACAGGCGCACTCAGCTCAGAGGACACGGAGCTAAGGCTTTATATCGATTTACTTCTGAATATGAGGAAGAGCGTCGTAGGCTTAAACTGGAGATTAATTGCAAGGAACATTTTAATGTTCTTGAATGGGTTAAATTTCCATTTGAGATCAATAATTCCTGGTTTAAAGGAAAATGCGCTATTACCACCTACAGCATCAATGAACTTTTAGGAACAAAACTAAGAGCCTTGTATCAGCGAAGCAAAGGAAGGGATTTATTCGATTTGGATTATTCTCGGAGAAATATGGATCTTGATGTAGATCAAATAATCAAATGTTTTAATACTTATATGAAGTTTTCAGTAGGAAAAACACCTTCACAAAAAGAGTTTTTGCAAAATATAGAAGCCAAAGAAACTGATCCGGGTTTTACCGGGGATATGGAAGGTTTATTGAGGTCGGAAATAGCCTATGACCAGAAAGCTGCTTTTCAGTGGTTAAAAGAAAGTATCATTTCAAGAATGTGA
- the traM gene encoding conjugative transposon protein TraM, which translates to MKIEKNKIVFASVLAVVVLFIVAYSYMIMSDDDNEGENLKQTTVPEIGNEHEEYASKLDAINALKEVKETNAPSIYNESLIDSAGFYDPDLIDKEKQRIVDSIYNSGRIQYSNTPYRRDTSVIVKKDSAKIDSILPNTNMVISTKEIGLEHQLFFSSNPSGNSDLETYEKSNMIYAEVAGTQVVKKSSRLRMRLSEDAEINGKLFPKNTPIFGFISFQPNRALIEIENINHQPVKLKAYDLLDGSEGIYIENSLRADASREVVDDIIQDINISGVPQISGIKKVFQRDNRNIKVTVSNSYKLILKAPRGH; encoded by the coding sequence ATGAAAATTGAAAAAAACAAAATCGTATTTGCTTCCGTACTGGCTGTGGTGGTACTATTTATTGTGGCTTATTCATATATGATAATGTCCGATGATGATAATGAAGGTGAAAATTTAAAGCAAACTACCGTTCCTGAAATTGGTAATGAGCATGAGGAGTATGCCTCAAAACTGGATGCTATTAATGCCCTGAAAGAAGTAAAGGAAACCAATGCTCCCAGCATCTATAATGAAAGCCTGATAGACTCCGCCGGATTTTACGATCCTGACTTGATAGATAAAGAAAAACAAAGAATTGTAGATAGTATTTACAATTCCGGGCGTATCCAATATTCAAACACACCATATCGAAGGGATACTTCAGTAATCGTAAAAAAAGATAGCGCAAAAATTGATTCCATTTTACCCAATACCAATATGGTAATTTCTACTAAGGAAATCGGTTTGGAACACCAGCTCTTTTTTAGTTCAAATCCTTCCGGAAATTCAGATTTAGAGACCTATGAAAAAAGTAATATGATCTACGCTGAAGTAGCCGGAACACAGGTGGTTAAAAAGAGTTCAAGATTGCGTATGCGGCTTAGTGAAGATGCCGAAATCAATGGGAAGCTTTTTCCTAAAAACACTCCCATATTTGGTTTTATAAGTTTCCAGCCCAACAGGGCTCTAATAGAGATTGAAAATATAAACCACCAGCCGGTAAAACTAAAAGCATACGATCTTCTTGACGGTAGTGAGGGAATCTACATTGAAAACAGCCTGAGAGCCGATGCTAGTCGGGAAGTGGTCGATGATATCATCCAGGACATTAATATTAGTGGTGTTCCGCAGATTAGTGGAATCAAAAAAGTCTTTCAACGCGATAACCGAAATATAAAGGTAACGGTTTCTAATTCTTATAAACTTATTTTAAAAGCGCCAAGGGGGCATTAA
- a CDS encoding TraG family conjugative transposon ATPase produces MKKINLSAHHPIADILDNIIFANNGNVVLCYEVILPEIYSLSEKDFEDIHGAWFQALKSLPVGTVVHKQDIYLKTAYSCEKLPRESFLEKATHDHFKGRGFMQHRSFLFFILPKNKALNNSKYVNPFRNISKGIVRELDENVHSFIGAVSDSVSFINNSRKIDLFPLERKGIERLTNCYFNGFNKGFDTDILLEKGNINIGENYFDTLAINSELCFGESVQSSKTNEKFTSDDFVFHQGFIDGLGLTLNENHMVNQIIYLDDKHKWRKLLDKKVEELKKSSNFGSQNKIVLGKIQHILDQINADDNSRIIRGHLNIIYWDREAKNLNRIASKIKTEFKELDILPYYPGGEERKNYILNSYYCFSSNFSNEDLYVTDLKHALCLFINNTNYKSDSTGIIFNDREHNIPVLKDVWDEKKKRIKARNFAIFAPTGEGKSFLANNILRQYFESGVRLVIIDLGGSYTKFAKLYPGQYTVLRYESGKSLGINPFYINNINDLSPERLEDLSVFLFELFASDLKVTKAQSVSIKKILRHYYLNTPHNHSMDSFYQFIESNQKELLSKLKIHPDYFNITNFLHIMSEYVGDGLYSFLFEMSEDQTYKIEDKRLIVFELDEVKDNKEILSVMLKLIKSAIQRTIWKNRSEKGIILFDEFAKQLKFENVLESVEFYYQAIRKQNGAIGIILQSINQLPNNSTSASILENTQVIYSLHNEKGYEELVRRLSLSKHDLNQLKSIKNNLTGSRKYTEIFIKIGKQSNVFRLEVPMEVYAAYQTDGSENDHIMALYDQHKSMEKAITEFINPKNRKS; encoded by the coding sequence ATGAAAAAGATTAACCTATCGGCCCATCATCCAATTGCAGATATTCTAGACAATATCATTTTTGCCAACAATGGTAATGTAGTTTTGTGTTATGAAGTGATCTTACCAGAGATATATTCCCTATCAGAAAAAGATTTTGAGGATATTCACGGAGCATGGTTTCAGGCACTTAAATCACTACCGGTAGGAACTGTTGTCCATAAGCAGGATATTTATTTAAAGACAGCCTATTCGTGCGAGAAACTACCACGCGAATCCTTTTTAGAAAAAGCCACCCATGATCATTTCAAAGGAAGAGGATTTATGCAGCATCGCAGTTTTCTCTTTTTTATCCTGCCCAAAAATAAAGCCCTTAATAACTCCAAATATGTCAATCCGTTTAGAAATATCTCAAAGGGTATTGTCAGGGAATTAGATGAAAATGTACACAGCTTTATAGGTGCAGTTAGCGATTCGGTTTCTTTCATTAATAACAGTCGTAAAATAGATCTCTTCCCGCTTGAAAGGAAAGGTATAGAGCGCTTGACTAACTGCTATTTCAATGGTTTCAATAAAGGTTTTGATACCGATATTCTATTAGAAAAAGGGAACATAAATATTGGTGAAAATTATTTTGACACCCTGGCCATCAACAGCGAATTATGTTTTGGCGAAAGTGTTCAAAGCAGCAAAACCAACGAAAAATTTACTTCAGACGATTTTGTATTCCATCAGGGATTTATCGATGGTTTAGGACTCACCCTGAATGAAAATCATATGGTAAACCAGATCATTTACCTGGATGATAAACATAAATGGCGTAAGCTGCTGGATAAAAAAGTTGAGGAATTAAAAAAGAGTTCCAATTTCGGCTCTCAAAACAAAATAGTACTTGGTAAAATCCAGCATATTTTGGATCAGATCAATGCGGACGACAATTCTCGAATTATACGCGGTCATCTAAACATCATCTATTGGGATCGAGAAGCTAAAAATCTAAATAGGATTGCTTCCAAAATAAAGACCGAATTCAAAGAGCTGGACATTCTACCCTACTATCCAGGGGGCGAAGAACGTAAAAATTATATACTAAACAGTTATTACTGTTTTTCGTCAAATTTTTCGAATGAAGATTTATATGTAACCGATCTAAAACATGCACTATGCCTGTTTATTAACAATACAAATTACAAGTCTGATTCGACTGGCATCATCTTTAATGACCGGGAACACAATATCCCTGTGCTCAAGGATGTCTGGGACGAGAAAAAGAAACGGATCAAGGCCCGAAATTTTGCCATTTTTGCTCCAACGGGTGAAGGCAAATCCTTTTTGGCCAACAACATCCTGAGGCAATATTTTGAAAGTGGAGTTCGCCTGGTCATTATTGACCTAGGAGGATCATACACCAAATTCGCTAAACTATATCCCGGACAATATACTGTGCTTCGCTATGAAAGCGGAAAGAGTTTAGGCATCAATCCTTTCTACATCAATAATATAAATGATCTAAGTCCAGAACGACTGGAAGATTTATCGGTGTTCTTATTCGAACTATTCGCCTCTGACCTGAAAGTAACCAAGGCTCAGTCCGTATCAATTAAAAAGATTTTACGCCACTATTATTTAAACACACCTCATAATCATTCTATGGATAGCTTTTATCAATTCATAGAAAGCAACCAAAAAGAATTGTTGAGCAAACTCAAAATCCATCCCGACTACTTCAACATTACGAACTTCTTACATATCATGTCGGAGTATGTTGGCGATGGTCTATATAGTTTCCTGTTTGAAATGAGCGAAGATCAGACTTATAAAATTGAGGATAAACGTCTGATCGTTTTTGAACTGGATGAAGTAAAGGATAACAAGGAAATCCTTTCGGTGATGTTGAAGCTGATCAAGTCGGCCATTCAAAGAACCATTTGGAAAAACCGTTCGGAAAAAGGAATTATCCTTTTTGATGAATTCGCCAAGCAACTGAAATTTGAAAACGTACTGGAGAGCGTAGAATTTTATTACCAGGCTATCCGTAAACAGAACGGTGCTATCGGTATTATCCTCCAATCCATCAATCAACTACCTAACAATTCCACATCAGCTAGTATTCTGGAGAACACACAGGTGATTTACAGCCTTCATAACGAAAAAGGATATGAAGAGCTGGTACGACGTCTAAGTCTTTCTAAACATGATCTTAACCAGTTAAAATCTATCAAGAACAACCTTACCGGATCCAGAAAATACACAGAGATTTTTATAAAGATCGGAAAGCAAAGCAATGTATTCCGTCTTGAGGTACCTATGGAAGTTTACGCGGCGTACCAGACGGACGGCTCAGAGAATGATCACATAATGGCCCTTTATGATCAACATAAATCCATGGAAAAAGCAATTACAGAATTTATTAATCCAAAAAACAGGAAATCATGA
- a CDS encoding conjugal transfer protein — protein sequence MKNKIKILIMAIALAILMPGRATAQGMPVYDNTNFISLAKSLIESAKQTSQLLQTVEFLKQQKENLEKVNNVVKQLKAVREIAANNERLFDIVRDDLKEILNSPYIKPEEVTRISDSFNAIIESSLEDLDFIEQILSSDYLKMTDAERAAILKEKELQSKEMVSEIRLKTKRYRDIISFREMQDKINNRETDY from the coding sequence ATGAAAAACAAGATTAAAATTTTAATAATGGCAATAGCCCTTGCCATATTAATGCCAGGCCGTGCCACGGCCCAGGGAATGCCGGTTTATGACAACACCAATTTTATTAGTCTGGCTAAGTCACTGATCGAATCGGCAAAGCAAACCTCACAGTTACTTCAGACTGTTGAATTTCTCAAACAGCAGAAAGAAAATCTGGAAAAGGTAAACAATGTGGTCAAGCAACTGAAAGCGGTTCGTGAAATTGCGGCCAACAATGAGCGACTTTTTGATATAGTTCGCGACGACTTAAAAGAGATCCTGAATTCACCGTATATCAAACCCGAGGAGGTTACCCGTATTTCCGATTCTTTCAATGCCATTATAGAAAGCTCCCTGGAAGATCTGGACTTTATAGAGCAGATCTTATCCAGCGATTATCTGAAAATGACCGATGCGGAACGGGCGGCTATCCTAAAAGAAAAGGAGCTTCAATCTAAAGAAATGGTCTCAGAAATAAGATTGAAAACCAAACGCTATCGCGACATCATTTCCTTTAGAGAAATGCAGGACAAAATTAATAATCGCGAAACTGACTATTAA
- a CDS encoding DUF4138 domain-containing protein translates to MKNLFIALNLISVITYGRLYAQEEISLPEKTIILDTIYANDTKNVALFFPDPIRQGITGSENFIFTYNRDKGQYFGLLQATPGEDSNLLIISMNGSIYSYIVKYKEQLSKLNYFVPRTKSIGNEKPVVKNTEPNDSVGYKNVSRTVYYKKFSNFLLARTQKIGKIKKRSDGIVLRVENIVFDRSSLYFVIEIENSSSLDYDLNFLKFYTETKKQGKRKSIQKLEKQPVYTHQLPFKITGKEMKRMVFVLPKFSLADGKRLVIELNEQNGERNINLNVKKRFINNPN, encoded by the coding sequence ATGAAAAATCTATTCATTGCTTTAAACCTTATCAGTGTTATTACTTATGGAAGGCTGTATGCTCAGGAAGAAATATCTCTGCCTGAAAAGACCATTATTTTGGATACAATCTATGCAAACGATACAAAGAATGTAGCCCTGTTCTTTCCTGATCCTATTAGACAGGGAATCACCGGTTCAGAAAATTTTATTTTCACCTATAACAGAGATAAAGGACAATATTTCGGATTATTGCAGGCCACACCGGGAGAGGATAGTAATTTACTCATAATCAGCATGAACGGTTCAATTTATTCGTATATTGTAAAGTATAAAGAACAGCTTTCTAAATTAAACTATTTTGTTCCGCGGACTAAAAGTATTGGGAATGAAAAACCTGTTGTAAAAAATACTGAACCAAACGACAGTGTAGGTTATAAAAATGTAAGTAGAACTGTCTACTATAAAAAGTTCAGCAATTTCCTGCTCGCAAGAACACAGAAAATTGGTAAGATAAAAAAACGTTCTGATGGTATTGTTTTAAGAGTAGAGAATATTGTTTTCGATAGGTCATCATTATATTTCGTTATCGAAATTGAAAATTCTTCTTCTCTGGATTACGATCTTAATTTTCTAAAATTTTATACGGAAACAAAGAAACAGGGGAAAAGGAAATCCATTCAAAAATTGGAAAAACAACCAGTTTATACTCATCAGCTACCATTCAAGATTACGGGAAAGGAAATGAAAAGAATGGTCTTTGTACTTCCAAAGTTTTCTTTGGCTGATGGTAAAAGATTGGTCATTGAACTCAATGAACAAAACGGAGAACGTAATATAAACCTAAATGTAAAAAAGCGATTTATTAATAACCCTAATTGA
- a CDS encoding type IV toxin-antitoxin system AbiEi family antitoxin domain-containing protein, translating to MSVSEYINKLLSVEEYSFSLAELLKETGKGRTAIIRELDRLIEKGEVINLRQGFYLILTPRYAKFGKLPISLYIHKLFDYLERKYYLGFYSAAKIYGASHQQTQRDYVMSQTPKLLDIRKSAIDIRFFTTSVWPKNNIISKKSDAGIYHISSPALTLADLIRYQNKLGGLNRMLSTIEELLEEVSQDDLQDLLEWFDHKATLQRIGFLISEIYLNNSLGNLIFEHLNRQKFYPILLQPDTKQKPGAVDNKWKVDVNLQLESDL from the coding sequence ATGTCAGTATCCGAATATATTAATAAACTATTAAGTGTCGAGGAATATTCCTTTTCGCTGGCTGAGCTTTTAAAGGAGACCGGTAAAGGCAGAACCGCAATTATAAGAGAACTTGACCGTTTAATTGAAAAGGGTGAAGTCATTAACCTTAGGCAGGGTTTTTATTTAATACTCACGCCAAGATACGCTAAATTTGGAAAGTTGCCTATAAGCCTTTATATACATAAACTGTTTGATTATTTAGAACGCAAATACTATCTGGGTTTTTATAGCGCAGCTAAAATATATGGTGCTAGTCATCAGCAGACACAACGTGATTATGTGATGTCCCAGACGCCTAAACTTTTGGATATTCGGAAGTCGGCCATCGATATTCGGTTTTTCACAACTTCGGTTTGGCCCAAGAATAATATCATTTCTAAAAAATCTGATGCCGGGATCTATCATATTTCGAGTCCGGCACTTACACTGGCAGATTTGATACGTTATCAAAACAAACTAGGTGGTCTCAATCGGATGCTTTCGACGATAGAAGAGTTATTGGAAGAAGTTTCTCAAGATGACCTGCAAGATCTGCTCGAATGGTTTGATCACAAAGCAACCTTGCAGCGTATAGGTTTTTTAATTTCGGAAATATACCTAAATAATAGCCTCGGAAACCTTATTTTTGAACACCTGAACAGACAAAAGTTTTATCCTATTTTATTGCAGCCCGATACTAAACAAAAGCCTGGCGCAGTGGACAATAAATGGAAAGTGGATGTTAACCTACAATTAGAAAGTGATTTATGA